TGACAGTATGTTTCGACTACGCCTGAGGTCGAATCGGGCAATCTCCCTTGATCGTATGTTTTCTGAAATTCTCGATGTCTTCTTTCCTCATTCGTTTGCTCACGTTAATTATTGCTACTACCATGAGTTTATTGTTGTCCTTGTCAACTAAAGCTGCTGCGCACAAGAGCACCAAACTTCAGAACACGCAAACTCACAGCAAAGCGAAAAACCATTCGCTTCCCCTACACGTGAGCCAGACAGTGTCTGCGTTACCTGGTAAGGCAGAACAGCTAAATCTTCTATATGACAAGTACTGGGATGCCTCAATGAAACTCAATCCTCTGCAGGCCACATTACAAGGAGATGCTTATCACGCAGAAAAAATGCCCAATTTTTTGTCGGCTGCGTTTCGGCGACAGCAGCATGACTTCATCGAGACATGGTTGAAGAAGATTGAGGCAATTGGCGCGGATGGGTTAGATGGACAGGCATTGATTAGCTACCAGATTTTCGTGCGTGATGCGCGTAACTCGTTGCAAGCCGAGCGTTATCCGAGCTGGATGCTACCAATTAATCAGTTCTACAACATTGCTAATGTAGCGGTGGTTCTGGGTTCTGGTAACGGTGCGCAACCGTTCAATACTGTGCAGGATTATGACAATTGGGCACGTCGCTCACTAGGTATCCCGGCGCTGTTCAATCAAGCCATTGTGAATATGCGTGTCGGCATGAAATCTGGTGTAGTGCAACCTAAAGTGCTGATAGAAAAGGTGCTTCCGCAGTTAGATGTTATTATCAAGCCAACTGCTGAAGAAACCCTGTTCTGGGTGCCTATCCATAATATGCCAGTCAGCTTCTCAAAGGAGAACCGGCAACGTCTTACCGCTGAATACAAAAGTATTGTTGAGTACCAGTTGTTACCCGCTTACCGAACGCTACGCGATTTCATTGCCACTGAATACCTGCCAGTGTGTCGTGACAGTGTTGGTCTGAGTGCATTACCTGGTGGTGCGGCTTGGTATGCCTACACAGTACGCCAGAGCACCACAACGAACATAACGCCCGAACAAATCCATCAGCTTGGCTTGAAAGAAGTAGCGCGATTGCAGACTGAAATTCAGTCAGTGATGAATCAGCTCAGTTTCAATGGTTCGATGCAGAAGTTCTTCAGCTTTATGCAGAATAACGAATACTTTACCTTTAGTAGTGAGAAAGAGATGCTTGCTTACTACCGTGATCTTAGGGTGCGCGTGGAGGCACGAGTCCCAGATTTATTCTCGCTCGTACCCAAAGCTGGTTTTGAAATCCGTCCGGTAGAAGCATTTCGCGCACCGTCAGCCGCGGCTGGTTCGTATATACCTCCGTCTAGCAACAAACGCCATGTTGGTGTGTTTTACGCCAATGCTCATGATTTGTCTTCGCTTCGTACTTGGAATGCAGAAAAATTGTTCCTGCATGAAGGCATTCCTGGATATCATTTTCAGTTAGGATTACAGCAGGAATTGCAACGTCTCCCCAAGTTCCGTCGATTAGGTGGTGAGACTGCATTCATTGAAGGTTGGGGTTTGTATGCTGAATCCCTGGGTAAGGAGCTTGGGTTGTACCAGGATGCATACAACTATTTTGGTTACTTACAGGATGCTCTGTCGCGGGCAATTCGTTTAGTAGTCGATACCGGTTTACACACTAAGGGATGGAGCCGCGAACAAGTGGTTGACTATATCTTAGAAAACTCGGCAACCAGCCGTATCGAGGCCGAAGCTGAGGTCGATCGCTATATCGCTGTTCCAGGCCAAGCATTAGCCTACAAAGTCGGTGAATTGAAAATCCACCAACTACGCCAGTATGCACAATTAGCATTAGGTCCAATGTTCGATCTGCGGGAATTCCATGCCGAAGTACTGAAGGACGGTTCGGTCCCTCTGGATATCTTGCAACAAAAAATCGAACGCTGGATTGCTGTAAAACGTGCTAGTGTGCCATCAGTGCCACCTCAAAAGTTGCGGGATCAGCGCCGTAAATCAAGTGTCACATTCACTACTAAACTTCGTTGCCCTTTTAAAATGCAGCGTGCTGGACCTGACAGGGACATTTACTATACTCACATTTATGAACTGGCACTTTTGAATTGCTGAGTCCCTATTTAATACTAAGTTGTTATTCATTATTCAATTTTTGATATGATGAAAACTCTTATTTGACAGATACACCTTTGTACTATTCGTAATCAAGATTAGTTAATAAAAGAGTTTAATTTTGAGATGTTGATTTCGATAAAAATATTCGTTTATCCCATGCTTTCATTGGTGTCCATCAGTGATGGCTGCTCTGAATTTTTCTAAGTAATGGAAAGTATGATGTGAGGAAACCAACTTCACTAGATAATTTTCTCAACAAATTTTTCGCAAAGAAGTAGAGCGACGTGGTTGTCGGAAGTTGCTATTTTGACATGATTCCACAAAATCCATGTTTGAGTATGTGTAGTTTTTGATACAAGTCCATTGAGTGGACAATCTGGCATTTGTAAAGCTATGCACTGATACTGCGATTAATGGTTTGATTGCAGCTTAACGATCTAGGCGTTCTGTTTTGCTATGCCTAGGATGGTACTCTCTAACTGAGAGTACTCCAGTTAGAATAAGTATTCTGATATTTTCACGGTTGTGATCACAAACTTATGAATTTCTGTTATAGGGCAAGGATATGATCGGTATGAGATCTCCAATCAGGTACTGTGATGGTGTAAAGAAGAGCTCTTCTTCAAGATCATGAGCTTGGCGATGAATGTGAAGGATCATATTACAGCGCCTGAAGTTTCGATCATCGTCTAATCGAATCATGTATGACAGACATCGACTATTCTTGGAGAGATAACGGTTTCTTGTGCGGCAGACGTGTGCATAGTTTGTACGCAGGCATTTCTATAGATACAACATGCGTGCTTATCGTTCCACCACTGGTATTTGACGTTGCTTTATAAATCAGGAAATACAAACGAGTTACAGTTTTTGTGACTGCTCCCAGAAGTAGTAATTATTGATGAGTTTCCTCACGTGAAGCATTTCTAACGAGTATGAAAGATTTAGCGTCTTTTACTGATGGATATATTCTTTTTCTTGTACTGCCAATTACACCATAAGATGCCTTCACCACTTCTTCGGTAGCGTTTCCGATAAGACCTTGAGTTTCTCTAAGATATATTTGTTTTACAGACGATAGTTCTCCTCTTGTAGCTTCTTTATCGTTATTCGTAGCCAAACATTTATGCATCACAAATGGTTCACCATTTTTAGAATGTTGTCGTGTTTCAGAGCTTACAATCAATTCACCTTATGATTGAGGACATCCATGATCTGGCTGTTGATGGATTGAGATTTCTTCATGTGGACATGGCCGATTAATTTTGTCCATGGAGATCACTCCCGTGACGTACTGCATTTGCTAGACTCTGTGAATGCACTTGGATGAGTCTTTGCTCGTCGGTGAGCCTAATCTGCACGGTCTGTAGGGGAAGGGGAACAAAGCGTCTATCATCATGTCTCCTTTGCTACTCTTCTGATCATCGGTTAGGGCCTGTTAACATGATTGCAAGCCATCCGCAATCAGATCCCAGCAGATAAAGGCGATGAATATGGCATCGAGCTTCTGGCATCTGGAGCAGATATGGGGATAGCCCTTGAGCTTGTAGAACATGCTTTCGACCTCATTATTGCACCATATAGCCCAAGGCTCGATGCGCTTGCAGTCGCTTGAGTCACTGGCGATCTTCCGGCATATCGTGCGCTTATCGAGGCTGATGGCCGTCTTTATCGTCGTGTCCGTGTCCTCTGCAAGGAGATGGTTCTTGGTGTTCCATTCACCATGAGAAGTGTTGATATCCGTCTGACCGTTTTTGGGCGTGCGCCGGTAACACCCGGATATACTTTCATACTGGCTGCTGTACAGTGATACAGTCTAGCTATTGATCTGGATGATCTTTCCATTTGTTGGAGTGGCCCGAAGGCTTAATTCAGCACGCCCGGCTTTGCCCATCAGTTCATGCCTGTGTAGATTGTGTGTCAGTGGCCGAAGTGTTTGGGTAGACCATACCATTTGCAACCATACTCAGCGACATACATGGATGAATCAAAATGGATAAGATTTTTATCATGATGCGGAATGTTTTATGTGATCATGGCTATCAATAATCGACTCATTATGATGGTCGGGATCACATCTTGTCTTGAATTTCTCTTCATCGATTATTCGATCATGGCGATAAAATAGAGGCTCGATTTTTTGATAAATCCATAAAGCAGCTTCTATCTAATTCATGAACATTTACGTTTGTACTTGAACAGTTCTTGAATTCTGTTTCAGGTAGTGTTGGATTGATTGCTTTATATTCCTGCGTGAATTTCAATTTTTAATATTTTGAGGCAATAACATATGTACTCAAAACGCTCTTCATTGTCGCTGCTGCTACTTCATTTTTCTGTAAATAAAATTAAATGATTTCTCCGCGCTATCCGAAATGTGTAATTGAGCGAGGGGGCTATGATTGATGTAGGGAATTGAATTATCAGCAAGATTCATTTGCTGAGTGCAGTATAAAGAGACAAAGAGACCGTTTTTCATATCACGGTTATATCTTATGAAGGTAGTCATAGATTTAAAAACGGTTGTAAGGAGAATATTTAGCATAATACACTTTTTGTATTGTGAAGCGTCTTCGTTTGCGGAATTACGCAGCAAGGAAAATTTTTTGATTAATGCTATGTACGTGTATTGCACGGAAACACAATGTTTTAAGTGGGTGATGTTAGTGTGTGTAGTGGTGTTCTCTATCTTTGCCCATGCAGTACAGCTCACTTAAAAGTAACCAGATTATCGCAATCGAATACCTGCACATGATAGATATGATTAAAAAGTATGGTGTAAATGTGATGAATATTTTTTATAGATTCGATGTGAAATAGTTCGATACATTGCTTGTTTATCCACTGCTGTGCAATAAAATTTTCGTAGAAAGTACCTCAATGCTATAGAATTGGCAGCGTTATCTTTTTTCGGCGGTGGGCAGAAATCTATTTCTTAAGTGTTTTGTGTTAAACGTATTTTGATATCATCAGCATTTTCGTAGTGATACCAGTACCGTTACCCGATATGTTTTTGAAAAGGCTGCTTTAGTCGATATTAGTAACGATGTGAACTATTCGAAAAATGAGCATGTGACTCAATCGTATTGAGTACAATTAAAAAATTGGTTAGCACACGACTTTTAAGAGATTGTCTTTGTACTAATCAAGAGCATCGTTTGACTAAAGCGATCTCGATTATAAAACATGATTTTGATGTTGATCATATTAAAAATGGACACAATAAGCATTTTTCTCCATTGTTGTATGGTGATATGGAATAAGCTATTGATGGGAACGACGACGTCTGTAGTGATGACAAGCAAGGATAGTATCTGTATTGTGATATGCCTATTAATACTTCGATCTTCTTATAGCTGACGTTTATTATTGTTTTAATCAGTAGAGCGCTTTCTTCAAAGAAACTCTGTTTTTCAGTCTTCTTAATTAGAAATAGTGTGTCAAGAAATTCGAATCCTCTGGGTCGAGGTGGTTGGAAATTATTTAAATGATTAACCCATTCCTCCGTTGATACCGATCACCTGACCAGTGATATAACCGGCTTTATCTGAACACAGAAACCCGATTAAGGCAGCCACCTCTTCGGGACGACCGGCACGACCGGCTGGTACCAATTGCTTGATCGTTTCCGAGGTAAATGTTTTCCCCGTCATCTCACCCTCAATCACACCTGGTGCGACTACGTTAACGGTGATGCCGCGATTAGCCATCTCACGGGCCAGTGAGCGTACTGCACCGTGCAACCCGGCTTTGGCTGCTGCGTAGTTGGTCTGTCCACGGTTTCCCAAAACCGCCGTGACAGATGATACGCAGACAATGCGTCCCCAACGGGTACGCGCCATCGGTAGCAGCAATGGTTGGGTTACGTTGAAAAAGCCGTGCAAAGACACATCAATGACACGATGCCATTGTGCGGATGACATCCCTGCCATTGGTGCGTCGTCGTGGATGCCTGCATTATTAATGATTACTTGAATTGGGCTGGTCTGTAACAGTTTTTCCAGTGTTGGTGTGCTGGTTTGTGTAGTGGTTACGTCGAAAACGATTGCCTCAGCGCTACCGCCCTCGGCACACAAGTGTTCCACCAGCGCATCAGCGCGGGACCGATGGCGGTTGGCATGGACGATGACGTGCAGACCGTCTGCAACCAAGCGACGGCAGATGGCAGCACCCAAATCACCACTACCACCAGTCACTAGTGCGCGGCGTTTTGGAGAGTTATTAGCAGTCATAGATACATGCTCCAATTAAGGGGCGGGCCCAAAGTGTGATTGTTGCAAAGGTTAGCTATCGTAAACTGAATTGCGGAGAAGCAGGCAGATAATCTGGGATTAGCAGGCGCACTCAAACGTAGGTATATGTTTTCCTGCCAAGGTCAGGTATTCCTAACCAACGTTTGTCATGTTGTCGACTTCTCGTTGCATTTTCTTGGATGTACTGCGGTGTCGATGACTGACGATGAACTGTTAATGGATTTCCATGATGTTCTTCAGGATGACCAATGGAGACGAGGAACTTCTTCATGTTTCCTGGAGTTCCAAGAATTGTCTTGAGGTAACGGTACGTGAGCATCGTTTGTTCTTTGGAGAGTTTGTATCATTCATTATGTTTGGTGTAATTTCCAAGACCGCTTTGGTGATCCAAAGATTATTATGTGCCAGAGCCGTTTGGCCATTTGATATTGTCTGTTCCAAGCTTGGCGGTGGGAAACTGATAATCCAGACGCAATGAGCACAATGATAGAGTCGATCATCGTCCAGGTGACTCAATGCAGCGTTCATTTTGTAGTAGTGGTTGTTGAGTTGAATTTGTGGAACTTGTCAGTGCTTGAGATAATTTTTATGGCACGCTGTTAATAAGTGTAAATCTGTAATGAACCAATAAATATTTTTGCGAGCACCTCTTTTAGGAAAAAGCGCAATGCGCCAGAAATACATGAAGAGATCAAATATTGGACGGTACAAAGGAGGTTGTTGCTGATGTTGGAGATTGTCCAGAAGAAAACGGCCCTGGCTAAGGGGTGTTGCCTGTTCGATATGCCATCTTCGAGCTTCCAACGCTGGATATGGGCATGTGCTCGATTAGAGAAAATTTCTAGGAAGATTTTGCGTAATACGAATGACAACTTAATGATTTAAATGATGAATTGATGATGAGACTGTGTTGGAAGCGGTGATATGTTAAAGCAAAGAGGCTCTCAGCTTAGCAAGGAAGGTTGATAGCCACCATTTGTAAGAAGATGGCGAAAGAATAAGTATTAACCCAGTGCCAATGGTAAAGCTATATTAGTGTTTCAAAACCCTGCGGTGGATTATTTAATTATTACTAAGGGATGAATGTCGAATATGAAATTGACGGAATCAATGAAAGCATTGATCGAAGCGAAACTGTCATTAAGCTGGTGCCTAGTGACCAGTTGGAGAGGGATATTAGGAGTGACAGAGCAACTTGTGCATTAACCTGTTCGGTAATGTTTGTGTTGTTGCATGAGTGCATAGAGATAACGCTCAATGTTTTTTAATAGAGCAGAGGCTGATCATTCAAGATGCTGTGTTGGATCCTGTGCTGATGCTGTTCTTATCAACAGCATCACATCTAGTTATTTAATTTGTGTATAGAGATGCCTTGTTGCAGGTCTTCACTCCACAGCACGTCCGGTAGCAGAACAGCGGACGGCTTGTCTGGACACTCAATAAACGGTATGTATGCCGATACCACGTTAGAGAAAATCTTCATGCTGGTTGGATAATTAACGACGAGCCTAGTTTCTTTAATAACCACTGGTCACTACATCAGTTCCCAGACCCGAATCCAGGCATTTCTCTTTACAATCTCTCCATTCGGCAATCTGGCTTGTGTTAGGAAAGGTTGCAGCATTCACGGCTTGTATTATTGAAGCGAGCGTTTATTAGTCTACACCGGATATTCAGATCCCCAAGGTAGGTATTGACTAGTACTTAGTACTCTCTGTTGAGATGCGAGGTATGGATCAGCTTCAACCTGTCTATTTCGGCGAGTTTCGTGTGGGATATGTTGTTCGTTAGTTATTGGGAGAGGGCATTTACTTGCCTATGCAGCTATAATTACAAACCTTCTTGTTATTTCTTGACGCCCAGCTGGGTGCGTTTCCGATGTCTGAAATCGCTGCCGAAACAGCGCGCCGCCGCACCTTTGCCATTATTTCTCACCCTGATGCCGGGAAAACCACACTCACTGAGAAGCTACTGTTGTTCGGTGGTGCAATTCAGATGGCTGGTTCGGTCAAAAGCCGAAAGGCCGTCCGGCACGCGACCTCTGACTGGATGACGTTGGAAAAGGAGCGCGGTATCTCAGTCACATCTTCAGTGATGCAGTTCCCGTACGAGGGGAAGATCATTAATCTGCTTGACACTCCCGGCCACGCCGACTTCGGCGAGGACACTTACCGTGTACTGACCGCAGTGGATTCGGCACTGATGGTGATTGATGTCGCTAAAGGTGTGGAGGAACGGACTATCAAGTTGATGGAGGTGTGTCGGTTGCGCGATACCCCGATTATGACTTTCATCAATAAGCTTGACCGCGAAGGTAAGAACCCAATCGAGCTGCTAGATGAGGTTGAACACGTGCTCGGTATCCAGTGTGCGCCGGTGACCTGGCCTATCGGCATGGGACAACGCTTGAAGGGTGTGGTTCACTTACTGACGAATGAGGTTCACCTGTACGAGCCGGGTCGTAATTTCACCCGCCAGGATTCGATCATTTTTACGTCGCTGGAAGCTCCCGGTTTAGCTGAACGCATCGGCGAGCAAATGCTGGCTGATCTGCATGAAGAGCTCGCACTGATCCAGGGTGCCAGTCCCTGTTTTGATCCAATAGACTATCTTGCCGGCCGCCAGACTCCGGTTTTCTTTGGCTCGGGCGTGAATAATTTCGGTGTGCAGCCACTGCTGGATTTCTTCGTCGAACACGCCCCTACACCGCAGCAGCGCCGCACCGCCAGTCGTGTGGTATTGCCGACGGAAGAAAAATTGACCGGATTTGTATTTAAAATCCAAGCCAATATGGATCCGCAACACCGTGACCGCGTGGCGTTCATGCGGGTATGCTCGGGGCGTTTTGCGGCGGGCATGAAGGTTTTTCACGTGCGTAGCAGCAAAGATCTCAAGTTTGCTAATGCATTGACCTTCATGGCTTCGGATCGTGAGAGTGTTGCAGAAGCCTTCCCTGGCGACGTGATTGGCATTCACAACCACGGTAGGATCTCCATTGGTGATACTTTCACCGAAGGTGAGGTGCTGTCGTTTACTGGTATTCCGAACTTTGCTCCAGAATTGTTCCGCCGTGCCCGCTTGGGCGATCCGCTTAAGCTCAAGCAACTTCAAAAGGGGCTGACTCAACTTTCAGAGGAAGGAGCTACGCAGTTCTTCCGCCCACTGATGAGTAACGATTTGATCTTGGGTGCGGTAGGCATGCTGCAGTTCGACGTAGTTGCCTATCGACTTAAGAACGAGTATGGCGTAGATGCCACCTTCGAACCCGTCAGCATTACCACCGCGCGTTGGGTGCATTGTGATAACTCAAAGACATTGGAGGAATTTCGCGAGAAGAACGTAACGCACTTGGCCGTGGACGCTTCAGGAAGGTTAGTTTACTTGGCACCAACCCGGGTCAACCTACAGTTAGCACAGGAACGTGCGCCAGATATACACTTCTTTGCCACTCGCGAGCATGCCTATGCTGTAGTAGTTGATTGAGTACGATTTGAGTCATAACCAAATCCGATGCTGCCAACATAAGCAAATGTGAACTATTCGCGTTACTGTAGCCTATCGTTATGAATGCTGATGCTTCCTCCTCTATCGACTTACGCGACGAGTTTGCCAGTGCCATCATCCATGGTTTAGGCGCAGTAGCTACACTGGCGGGCGGATCTGTACTCATTACCTTGGCTGCAATCTATGGCGATAGATGGCAGTTAGCGACATCAATTGTGTTCAGCATCACTCTATTTTTATTGTATGTGGCTTCGACCCTGTATCACGCAATCCCACATCCTGGCGCCAAAGCCAGGTTGCGAATTTTCGATCATTGCGCAATCTACCTGCTGATTGCTGGCACTTACACCCCGTTCACCCTGATCAGTCTACGTGGTCCGTGGGGTTGGAGCCTGTTCGCCGCAATCTGGATTCTGGCGTTGAGTGGAGTGGTGTTCAAGCTCTTCTTTACCAAGCGTTTCCGCCTACTGTCGACAATCATCTACGTTGTCATGGGTTGGCTGGTAGTCATCGCAGTCGGACCGTTGCGACGCTTACTTGATGGTTGGACGCTGAGTTGGTTACTCGCTGGTGGGTTGCTCTACACACTTGGCACCTACTTTTACCATCGTGATGAGGTGCGCTACTTCCATGCGATCTGGCACGTATTCGTGCTTGCCGGGAGCGTTTGCCACTTTATTGCAGTAGCTGCGCAGGTCCTATGAGATCGGAGGGCTTGAGGGCCTGCGGGGTTTAATTCCTCCTGCTTCGGAGGTAGTGCCTTGCGATTGAATGTGGTGGCTGAGTTGCTCAACTACTGTATGCGTCAAGCTACCGATCGATAACAAACAGTTTGAAGGTCAGATCGTACTGAACCGTCTGTAAATGTTGGGAGCGCTATCAATTGTGATAGCGAAGTAGATCGAAGTAGCGAAATCACATCAAATGTTTCGAAGTGCTTTGAAGCCCGACAAAACAGGCAAATCAGCGTAAACAGGTACTCAGTACCGGATACATTGTTCGCTTGTATTCACCCCAAAGCTGCGACATTGAGAGGGGGTTGCGTTGAAACCAACATCAGTACCTGCTGCCATGCTTAATGGCGTTCGTAGGTACGATCCATGTATCACGTGATTGATCCTGCAGTCATTGGAGCAGGGAACCCAACAAGCGATCCGTTGCTGGGTCAGCAGTTGCTTTGCCTTGGTAAGAATCAGAAATTCAGGCTCCAGCGGATATTCGTAAAACCCGATCGATGTTGGTGATTCATTCCACACACGACTTTAAGATGGGCAGTGGGCTGTTTTTTAAGCGCCGGTTGCCATTTGGAATATAGGTGTTCTTCGATTCTACAGCTTTGAGTCAGATACGTATCACATGCTGGCCTTGTATCCATTCAGAGTGCCCCAATTCTTTAATTGTTTTATGAGTCACAATAGTATTTCAATGTTGTTCACATTCAACGATTGAAGTGGTGTTCTGATGAATCGCTTCATCAATAACTTGCTGTGGCCAGGATCCTGCTCTGCTTGCCACAGTATCGACGAAGTAAAGTGGGCGCCTTTTGGATTCGTCGTAAAGCCGTCCCAGGTATTCGCCGATGAGGCCTAGTGCGATCAATTGTACCCCTCCTAA
This region of Xylella taiwanensis genomic DNA includes:
- the fabG gene encoding 3-oxoacyl-ACP reductase FabG, producing the protein MTANNSPKRRALVTGGSGDLGAAICRRLVADGLHVIVHANRHRSRADALVEHLCAEGGSAEAIVFDVTTTQTSTPTLEKLLQTSPIQVIINNAGIHDDAPMAGMSSAQWHRVIDVSLHGFFNVTQPLLLPMARTRWGRIVCVSSVTAVLGNRGQTNYAAAKAGLHGAVRSLAREMANRGITVNVVAPGVIEGEMTGKTFTSETIKQLVPAGRAGRPEEVAALIGFLCSDKAGYITGQVIGINGGMG
- a CDS encoding peptide chain release factor 3 translates to MSEIAAETARRRTFAIISHPDAGKTTLTEKLLLFGGAIQMAGSVKSRKAVRHATSDWMTLEKERGISVTSSVMQFPYEGKIINLLDTPGHADFGEDTYRVLTAVDSALMVIDVAKGVEERTIKLMEVCRLRDTPIMTFINKLDREGKNPIELLDEVEHVLGIQCAPVTWPIGMGQRLKGVVHLLTNEVHLYEPGRNFTRQDSIIFTSLEAPGLAERIGEQMLADLHEELALIQGASPCFDPIDYLAGRQTPVFFGSGVNNFGVQPLLDFFVEHAPTPQQRRTASRVVLPTEEKLTGFVFKIQANMDPQHRDRVAFMRVCSGRFAAGMKVFHVRSSKDLKFANALTFMASDRESVAEAFPGDVIGIHNHGRISIGDTFTEGEVLSFTGIPNFAPELFRRARLGDPLKLKQLQKGLTQLSEEGATQFFRPLMSNDLILGAVGMLQFDVVAYRLKNEYGVDATFEPVSITTARWVHCDNSKTLEEFREKNVTHLAVDASGRLVYLAPTRVNLQLAQERAPDIHFFATREHAYAVVVD
- the trhA gene encoding PAQR family membrane homeostasis protein TrhA is translated as MNADASSSIDLRDEFASAIIHGLGAVATLAGGSVLITLAAIYGDRWQLATSIVFSITLFLLYVASTLYHAIPHPGAKARLRIFDHCAIYLLIAGTYTPFTLISLRGPWGWSLFAAIWILALSGVVFKLFFTKRFRLLSTIIYVVMGWLVVIAVGPLRRLLDGWTLSWLLAGGLLYTLGTYFYHRDEVRYFHAIWHVFVLAGSVCHFIAVAAQVL